In Rhodopirellula sp. P2, the DNA window AATCTTCCAATTCTTTTCTCAGGCGTTGCAGCACCCGAGCGCGAGCCTTGTAGACCGTCCACCGGCTGACATTCAGTTCGCCTGCCACCGTCGCGGGATCGCAGCCTTCCACGGCGGTCCGCCAGAACATCTGCCAGGTCTTGGGATCGGTTGATTGCCTCAGGACTTGCAGCATGCGGTTCTGAATCGACTGCACATCGTCAGCCAGTTCGCTGGGCGGATCAGAGCTTTCTTGTTCCGCCCACTGCAGCGCTTCGCCATCGAGCACGATCGGAGACCGTTGGTCGGCACGTTGGCGATCGCGAAGTTTGTTGCGAGCGATCGTCCACAGCCATCCGCGAAAAGTGGCGCCCGTTTGGTCCAGATCAAACCGAGGGAGAGCCTTGGCAACCGCGAGAAATGTTTCTTGCATCACATCCGCGGCGTCGGCCGACTGAGCCCCGCATCGGCGGATCCATCGATAGACGATCGGCCCGTAGACCTGGACCAGCATTTGCCAGCCTTCGTCGTCGCCGTAGCGGGCTCGTTCGAGCAACGAGGGATGAGTCGATGGTTCCTCGATGGTGCCGGGGTTCATGGGGTGGCCTGGTGCATGGGACGAACGAGTTTGCGAGAGCCGATCTGGATTCCCGCAAGCGTTCCTCCCAAGATAGCAGCCTGGTCACGCGGCAAGTGGTGAAGGCCTTCTCACCCTCCGCAGCCACCACAGCCTCCGCACCCACCTCCACAACCCGCGTCGCCACCACCGCTACTGAAGTCGAAGCTGCTAACCCCGTCACTACTGCTCCCGTCACTGCTGCTCCAGTCAATCCATCCCGTTGAGCTGGACGCTTTTTGGGCAGCCTGGATTTCTTCCCCGTACAACATGTCATTGGTGAAAAGCTCGGAGGGATCGGTGAGCACATACGCGGCCACCGCGGGCCCCCAACAAGCCAAGCAAGGCAACTCATCCAAGTCGCCGCCGTCGGTTTGGTGAGCGGACTTCAACCCCGTTTCAGGATAGCTCCGCTGTGATCGTTCTTGGACCGATTGACCGAGAGATGTCAAACGCTCACGACCCGCCATGCGAAACGCGACCGCCAACCCAACCGTCGCGAGAATCATTTCCAAAACGAGAAACCCAATCGGACGGTCGTTTTGGATTCCCTGCAGGCACCGGAGTCCACCGACGGCCAATAAGATGCCAGCAACGCCGAACGCGCCCACTCGAAAGCGATTGCGTTGTTCGGTCGATCTCAGCAATCCCGATTCTCGCATTTGCGATTCGGAATTGGTCGCGGTGGAATGGATCGCCACCAGCAAGCGTTGGAAGGATTGCGGCGCGTTGCTGGAGGCGAGGTAGTCAGTGGTCACCTTCATGGCGCTGACAGCAACGGGATCGTCGTCGTGTTGGGCCTGCAATGCCCCGCGGTCAAGGATGGTGAATCCGTGTTGATCGCACTGGACGATGCCTCGCTTTTGCAACGCTACCAAGGTGGTTTGCAGCAATAGCTTTTTGCCCCCTGCCAGGATCGACAGTTGTCCCCAGCCCAGTTTGGGAGGCGACGACGGATTGGATGACCAACCGTTGCTGATGTGAAACCAAACCAACAGGTAGACAAGCCCGATCACGATTGCCGCACCATACAACGCCAAGAAAGTTGGTCCGTCCAAGTTGAACGGGAACAGCGCCGCGAAAGGTGTCGCTGCCAATCCGGCGATCGCGAGGTGCGACCCTGGCAATGACTTGCCAGTCAGGTTTGGCTTGGGGATCAGCCAGAATTTGCGTCGGTCAATCCGAAGCGATGCGATCGATTGAGCGAAGCGTTCTTCGGTCGGCGGCCAAATCGCAATGGGAACGCTACCGAATGCCCGCTCATAAGATGCAAGCGTCTGTTCGTATTGGTCTTGATATCGCACGCGTTCTTGGGAGCCACCTTTGGTCGGTCCGTGATGCAGCGGTGATGGCAAGACTTCTCGGCAAAGATCCACCCAGTAGTTCTCGGTGTAGACCAAGTGTTGATGCCAAACCTGATCGACCGCATCCGACGGGGTCACGCTGTGACCCGCGGTGGCGGCCAGATACAGAAACCTTCGGTACTCGTCGATGCAGCGACGGGCGTGTTGGATGCTCCAATCGTTTTCTCGGGCCAATCGTTGTGAAAACGAGAGGCCTTGAGTGAGCGGAGTCGCGGTCCAATCCGCTGATTCGCCTCCAATCGGAAAATGAAGAATTTTCTGCCACAACGCGTCATTCGTGACGTTTTCATGTGTTGTTTTCATCATTGAGTTCCTCCAACACAGAAAGGCACGGATCCAACCCAAACGAGGCGCTCGCGAAAAGGATTTTGCTGATGCGGAATGGCCGCTGAATGCTCACCGATTTGGGGGCTTGGGTGTCGACGGATGTCCTTGGGTTGAAAGCCCAAGGCTTTCGGCTGCCGTCGCTCCGCGACTGGTTGTGCGTGTTGGGGTCGGAGCCGACAACCGCGGAGCAGAGTACCCGGAACGGTCCTCTTGGGTTACGGCCGCGCACCGAACGATGCGATCAAATGCTTCCCGTCGGGCGAGTATGCCGGATCGCGTACGTTGACTGAGTCCGGAATGCCAGGGAACGTGATCTCGGAAGCCGTGCCATCCGTCGACAACCCGACAGGAACAAATCGGTTGCCCACCATGCCCGTACTGAGAATGGACTTCCCGTCAGGATGCCAATCGAGTGACAAACCATCGAATACGCGAGCCCCATTGGCGGGCGGCAGCATGATGATCACGGAATCAGGGCCTTGATCAGCATTCATGATCACCGTCACGGTACTCGGCACACCGTCACCGAGTCCAGCGATGAGCCGACCTCCGATTGCCAACCGACGGTCACTCTTGCTCCAGGCAAAGTGATAGCTAATCTCCTGAAACGGTGACCCTTCCGGCGGGAACAGTAGAGATGGCTTTTCCGCAGCCACGTCGTACACGCTCAAGCAAGACTTGGGCACTGGGTCACCATTGTCATCCACGCCACCTTGGAAAAGAATCGTTGCACCATCGGCGGACCAACGCCCACCCCAGGCACCTTGATCCGCGATTAATTTTTTCTCTTTGGTATCGCAGTTCACAATCCAGATGGATTGGCCTTTCGCGCCGTCTGCTTCGGCATACTTGGCTGGCCGACTTACAACCAAACGTTTGTTGTCGGGCGCGAAGGAAGGCATGTAGCCGTCAATCACGTCGATGAAGTTCTTGCCGTCCAAATCACAAACACACACCCGGGGGCCGCGATCTGGATCTGTCGGAGTCGTGGACCAAGCGTCGTAAGCCACCCGCTTTCCATCGGGTGAAACGTTGGGTGTTCCCTGGCGATCAAGATCATGCCGGATTGCCTTGTCAGCGACGAGCGGTCGTATTGGCGTCCCGTCCATTTTGCAAACATGCAGAATCAATCGATTGGGTTTGGTGGGATCCACATCAACCTCGTCATCCGACCAACTGAACGATCCTGACGCGCAGATCACGGCGGTGATGCCCATCCAGAACGCCACTGAGTTCGACCATCGACTGAAGCACAACATGGCAGACCTTGAAGAAAGACGAGTTCAAAGAACGCGTGACAATCACGCCTTTCGAATAACAACAAACACAGTCAAAAACAAACACAGTCAAAGCGGGAGGCAAAAGCAATGCCTTGCCGCGGCAGAAGTGCCCTTCCGACTGGACACCGATTCACTGCTCATCGCTAAGATGTTAGCAGAGAATTGCGATTGACAGGTGTTTTGGGTGCCGGTCGCAACTTGCCCTTGCCGAATCGAGAAAGCTTCATGTTTGCCTGGAAAGATTCATTCTTTCGCCAATTGTTCTCCACTTTGCTGCTTGGTTCGGTCATGACAGTGCCAGCGTGGACGCAGTCGCCAAACGGGAATCAGTCCGTTGAACTGGACTCAAACGCCACCATTCGATTGACGTCGGAAATGGCGGATCAATGGGCAGAGTTGGTGCTGCATGGTGTCGACACAGAGTTTCCAAACAAACTGTCGTTGGTCTATTCCAATCCTGATCAAATCGGCACGCCCCAAGAACACTTCCCGGCGTTTTATGGTTGCTTTGATTGGCACAGCAGTGTGCACGGTCACTGGGTGTTGGTGCGTCTGCTGAAGACACATCCTGAGATGCCTGCGGCCACCAAAATTCGCGAAACGTTGTCTCGGCATTTGACGGCTGAGAACTTGAAGCACGAAGCGAAATTCTTTGCTCGCGATGAGAACAAGTCCTTCGAACGTATGTATGGCTGGGCCTGGTTTCTGCGTTTAGCGATGGAGTTGGATTCGTTCGACAATGACGATGCCGTTCAGTGGCGTGGGGCTCTTGAGCCACTCGAGAAATTGTTGGTTGAACGGATCACGGCTTACCTGCCGCTGCTGACGTTTCCAATTCGAACGGGCCAGCATCCGGACACGGGGTTTGCGCTGGGGCAAGTGTTGGATTACGCGAGGGCTCGTGGTCTCAACGAGTTGGAACAGTTGGTGATCACACGGGCTCATGATTTCTATCTGGCCGACACTGATTACCCGGTCCAGTACGAACCGTCCGGACACGATTTCTTCTCGTCGGCGTGGAACGAAGCTGACTTGATGCGGCGGGTGCTTTCGCCGGAAGATTTCGCAAGCTGGCTGGATGCGTTTGTGCCGAATCTGCAGCAGCAACTCACCGACGGGACGATCTCGCCCGTCAGTGTCAGCGATCTCACCGACGGCAAACTGGTTCACCTCGCCGGGCTGAACCTCAATCGAGCCTGGTGTCTGCAATCGGTTGCGAATCACTTGCCGGGGCAGCATCCGCTGGTCGCCGCCATTCGAACGAATGCGAGAGAACATTTGGTCGCGGGTTTGGCCTACATCAACAGCGGTCATTACGAAGGCGACCATTGGTTGGCCACGTTTGGTTTGTATGCGATCAGCGAAGTCGGCCAATTGGGACCGAACCAATGAAGTCGGTCTCCAAGTCCAATCGTCGTTGGTGGCGACCGCTGGTTTCAATCGGCTGCGGTTTGCTGTGCTCGCTGTTCTTTCTGGCGGCGATGATGTGGGGAGGCCAGACCGCATTCGAATTTTCTCGGGTGGTCAGCGATGCGGTGATGCTGCGTGAGGGTGGCCCGCGTCTGGGGGCACGGGAACTTTCAGGCGACGTGGTGCTGGTGTCCTTCGGGACATCGAGTGCGGAGCGATTGGGGAAGAAGCCCGACCTTGAGACCGACCGGAAACTTTACGAGAACTTGATGAACGCCGATGCGAAGGTGGTGGCGGATTTGCGAAATTTGGTCTGCACCGATCCGGATGATTTCGAAGCGAGTGTGCGGCCGACATTGGAATTGATTCAACAGGTTGCTCCAAAACGTAACTTGGTTCGCGATGTCTATCTGACGTTGGATGTCGACTACAAAGTTGTGGAGAGCTACCACGATTGCATCGTGCATCACGGGATGAGCTTCAAGTCACCAACGATGGTCAATCGCCATTCGCGAATCTTTCCGATCGCGATGCATGACTACTTTGCACTTCGCGAAACAACTCCGTTTTGGGTGGTGCAGCGATTAACGGACCAGCCCAACGGTGGCCAGACGGGTTTCTACGAGCGACTCGATCAGGCGGGATTGATTCATCATTGGTTGGAGGTCTTTCCCCAAATGATCAACCTGCTGCAATCACCCAGCGGAGAGGAAACGATCGCACCCAATCCGAAATTGGCCGACTATCAAGTTGGCCACAACGAGGTCAATTGGATCGGTTTTGGAAGCGAATTTCCGACGGTTTCACCGGCTGGTATTTGGGTCGACTACGGGTTCAATCCAAGCGACTTGACTCGGTTGGAATACGGCGATCTGGTTGAAGGCGATTTCGATCCGGAATGGGTTCACGGCAAGGCGGTGCTGATCGATTTAGAAATGTCTTTTGTGCCTTCATCGGATCGATACGACATTCCCATCCGCGATCGGCAGGCGGACGCATTGGATGTCACCGGCGTCGCGATTGAAACGCTGCTCAATGGCATCACCATGCAGATGGCTGCATGGTACGTCACTCCCGCCCTGCTGATCGGATTCAGCGTTTTAGCTTGCGTGATCGCGGCCATTTTTCGGGCTCGTTGGGCGTTGCTGTGCGTGGCGATGTTGTTACTCGCATATCTTGCAATCTGCACGTTCGCCTTTCGCGGCGGATGGTTTCTCGACATGGCCTTCACGCCAGTTTCGATTTTGGTGGCGGGAGTGCTGGGGGTCGGCATTCGGTACTTCGAAGAGATTCGATGGCGACAGCGGATCACGGATTTGTTCGGCCGCTATGTGCCGCGGGCGGTGGTCAATCAATTGGTGCAACAGTCCGAACGCCAGGCCATTGTGGTCGGCGGGGTGACTCGCGAAGTGACCGTCATGTTCGCTGACATTCGGGGGTTCACTCAGTTTTCTGAACGCCTGCAACCGGAAGACGTTCTGGACGAGCTCAATGGCTTGCTGGAGGTCATGGTTCGGTGCACGTTCGAGGAAGAAGGCACGGTCGACAAGTTCATTGGGGACGCGATTTTGGTTTTGTTCAACGCGCCGCTGGACCAGGCCGATCACGCGGAACGAGCGTCGCGTGTCGCTTGGCGGATTCAGAAAGCGCTGCGGTCGCACAAGAGTGGATTGTCGATCGGCATCGGGATCCACACCGGGAAGGCCGTCGTTGGCAACGTCGGCACGCCACAGCGGATGGAGTACACCGCGATCGGAAACACCGTGAACGTTGCGTCGCGATTGTGTGATCGAGCCGCGGCGGGCGAAATTGTGGTGTCGGGCGAAGTCACTCAGCAACTCAGCAATTTGTTTGAGTTGGAAGCCAACGAGCCAATGCAGGTCAAAGGAATCGCGGAGTCACTGGCAACCTCGCGATTGGTCGGTTTTAAAAGCGTGGCTAGCGAGTGAGGAAACGATAGCCGCAGGCGAAGATCAGCAGGCCCACAACGGCGAGGTCCATTCGCGAAATTTGGTGGCTGGTTCCTTTCAGTCGCAACCAGTCGAGCAGACGACCGGTCGGGCATCCCAGTCGGCAGTAGGCCATGGGAACGAAGAAGGCGATCGCAAGAGTGCTGATCGTCCAAGCGATCGCGGATCCAGACGCCAAGTGCCAAAGGTAACCGTGGAAGGGTTCCACCAACGAAACATCGGTGGCCGGACGGACGAGCAACGCGAGGTAGACCAACAACAACGTCACCGCGGGCAAGAATCCCAAGGGCAGGGAAAGCCAAACTGGGAGTTTCCACTTCCGGCTTGAACCGCTGCTTGGGCGGATCAGTTGTTGGGCGGCACCGTGAGGGCAGAGATGGTTGCAGTACGGATTGCCTCGCCGAGTTGGCGGGATCACCACCGAGATGACGCCCAACGTGACCAATCCCAAAGCGAGTTGCCAGGTGACGCCGGAGGTGGCCCATCCGGCCAACAGTGCCAGCGATAGCAAATTGCCTGCGTGGAGCCCCAGCACAATCCAAACAGTGAGGAGCCAAAGCCGCCGCAGCCACGTTTGTCGCATCGCTCCGAAATGAATCAGCAGTGGCAACAGGACCAGCGTCACAAGCGTGGCGATGTCAGCGAAGGACAGTCGAATTCGTTGAATCGATTCCCGCCAGGCATCCAGGCGATTTTGAAATGGCGTTTGTCCGAGTGATTGCCACTCCGGATCGGCCAGTAGCGCCGTCGCGAATCTTGGCAGCGTGTAAGCGATGGCCATGCTGGTCATCGTGGCTCCGGAGACCCCTTCGACTTTCTCGGCGGGAGGATCAAAGGCCGCGAGCTGCTCCAGAGTCAGGCCTTCGAATCGTTTCCAGAAGGATCGTTCTTGGCGGACGTAGCCGACGTAAGGTTCGTTGTCGAAGGAATGTCGGATCTTGGGCCGCAGAAGACGGTGTTCCCGATCCAATCCAATCAGAGCGCTGGTTGGACCTTGGTAGCCGATCTCGTCATCGACAAACGCTCCTGTTCGAATCAGATACCCGAGTTGGGTTTCGTTGTCCGCCAGAACCACCGCGATGCGCTCGCCGCGAATTTGGGAGGCGGTCGGGAAGAAGGTTTGAGCTTCGTCCAAGGTCAGTGGCTGGGGAAAGATGAGCGAGCCCGGTGCGGTTCCCAGACGCTTGAGGATGCCACCCGCCATCGCCAAACTGGTCAACGTTGCGCCAGAGACACCGTCGATCTTGGGGGAGCTCCCGTCCGCGAATGTTCCACCCCAGGTCAGTCCGCTGAATTGCTTCAAGAACTCGGGGGAGTTTTGGACGGCGTCGATGTGCTCATCGGTGTCGTGGCTTTGCAGGACCGAGACTGAGCGAACGATGTTCTGCTGATCGAACAACAAGAGGGCTTCGGTTGGCCCACGGTAGCCGACGAACGCATTGGCTTCGGGCAGTGTTCTGGCCACGGAACCGAGTGGGACTCGATTGGTGTCTGAAATCGTCCAGCAACCGTTGTTGTCGGGAATGTCGGCGACCGCATCGGCAGCGGGGGCCAGTCGCTGGATTGGTTCCAGCGTTGGTTGAGTCGCCACATCGCTGCGTTGATGTGGCGACGGCAAACAGGCCAACAATCCGATCAGCAATGCGATTCGGATCGCGTGCACCACGCGTCCTCGCCAAGCGGTAGCTTGACGGGACGCGGTGGGATGAGGGGAACTGTCTGCGAGAGGCAGGCTTGGGCCGGATTGGCTCAAGGTTGTTTGACCCATCCAATCGCATCAAGGTGCACCGTGCCGCCTGCGTCTTTGGCGGAGAAGTCAACGGTCACTTCGGCGCCCGCGGGCAAGAAATACTTGCCAGCCGGAATCGCACCGCCTTGGGTGTCACGTTGGTTGATCCGAACGGTTTGGGGGTCTTGGCCGGGCGCGGTCACCGTGATTGCTAGTTTCGTGGCGCGGTTCTCATGAGGGGCACTGTAAATCTGCAACTCGTACTGACCGGCTTCCTTCAGCTTGGTTTTGAAAGTGGCTGTGGCGTCGGAGTTGGCCGATGCGTAGCGGTATTCCCAGCCGACGTAACCCTTGAGCCCCT includes these proteins:
- a CDS encoding RNA polymerase sigma factor, which codes for MNPGTIEEPSTHPSLLERARYGDDEGWQMLVQVYGPIVYRWIRRCGAQSADAADVMQETFLAVAKALPRFDLDQTGATFRGWLWTIARNKLRDRQRADQRSPIVLDGEALQWAEQESSDPPSELADDVQSIQNRMLQVLRQSTDPKTWQMFWRTAVEGCDPATVAGELNVSRWTVYKARARVLQRLRKELEDFHR
- a CDS encoding TIGR04222 domain-containing membrane protein, whose product is MMKTTHENVTNDALWQKILHFPIGGESADWTATPLTQGLSFSQRLARENDWSIQHARRCIDEYRRFLYLAATAGHSVTPSDAVDQVWHQHLVYTENYWVDLCREVLPSPLHHGPTKGGSQERVRYQDQYEQTLASYERAFGSVPIAIWPPTEERFAQSIASLRIDRRKFWLIPKPNLTGKSLPGSHLAIAGLAATPFAALFPFNLDGPTFLALYGAAIVIGLVYLLVWFHISNGWSSNPSSPPKLGWGQLSILAGGKKLLLQTTLVALQKRGIVQCDQHGFTILDRGALQAQHDDDPVAVSAMKVTTDYLASSNAPQSFQRLLVAIHSTATNSESQMRESGLLRSTEQRNRFRVGAFGVAGILLAVGGLRCLQGIQNDRPIGFLVLEMILATVGLAVAFRMAGRERLTSLGQSVQERSQRSYPETGLKSAHQTDGGDLDELPCLACWGPAVAAYVLTDPSELFTNDMLYGEEIQAAQKASSSTGWIDWSSSDGSSSDGVSSFDFSSGGGDAGCGGGCGGCGGCGG
- a CDS encoding translocation protein TolB; translated protein: MLCFSRWSNSVAFWMGITAVICASGSFSWSDDEVDVDPTKPNRLILHVCKMDGTPIRPLVADKAIRHDLDRQGTPNVSPDGKRVAYDAWSTTPTDPDRGPRVCVCDLDGKNFIDVIDGYMPSFAPDNKRLVVSRPAKYAEADGAKGQSIWIVNCDTKEKKLIADQGAWGGRWSADGATILFQGGVDDNGDPVPKSCLSVYDVAAEKPSLLFPPEGSPFQEISYHFAWSKSDRRLAIGGRLIAGLGDGVPSTVTVIMNADQGPDSVIIMLPPANGARVFDGLSLDWHPDGKSILSTGMVGNRFVPVGLSTDGTASEITFPGIPDSVNVRDPAYSPDGKHLIASFGARP
- a CDS encoding DUF2891 domain-containing protein, whose amino-acid sequence is MFAWKDSFFRQLFSTLLLGSVMTVPAWTQSPNGNQSVELDSNATIRLTSEMADQWAELVLHGVDTEFPNKLSLVYSNPDQIGTPQEHFPAFYGCFDWHSSVHGHWVLVRLLKTHPEMPAATKIRETLSRHLTAENLKHEAKFFARDENKSFERMYGWAWFLRLAMELDSFDNDDAVQWRGALEPLEKLLVERITAYLPLLTFPIRTGQHPDTGFALGQVLDYARARGLNELEQLVITRAHDFYLADTDYPVQYEPSGHDFFSSAWNEADLMRRVLSPEDFASWLDAFVPNLQQQLTDGTISPVSVSDLTDGKLVHLAGLNLNRAWCLQSVANHLPGQHPLVAAIRTNAREHLVAGLAYINSGHYEGDHWLATFGLYAISEVGQLGPNQ
- a CDS encoding adenylate/guanylate cyclase domain-containing protein, which translates into the protein MKSVSKSNRRWWRPLVSIGCGLLCSLFFLAAMMWGGQTAFEFSRVVSDAVMLREGGPRLGARELSGDVVLVSFGTSSAERLGKKPDLETDRKLYENLMNADAKVVADLRNLVCTDPDDFEASVRPTLELIQQVAPKRNLVRDVYLTLDVDYKVVESYHDCIVHHGMSFKSPTMVNRHSRIFPIAMHDYFALRETTPFWVVQRLTDQPNGGQTGFYERLDQAGLIHHWLEVFPQMINLLQSPSGEETIAPNPKLADYQVGHNEVNWIGFGSEFPTVSPAGIWVDYGFNPSDLTRLEYGDLVEGDFDPEWVHGKAVLIDLEMSFVPSSDRYDIPIRDRQADALDVTGVAIETLLNGITMQMAAWYVTPALLIGFSVLACVIAAIFRARWALLCVAMLLLAYLAICTFAFRGGWFLDMAFTPVSILVAGVLGVGIRYFEEIRWRQRITDLFGRYVPRAVVNQLVQQSERQAIVVGGVTREVTVMFADIRGFTQFSERLQPEDVLDELNGLLEVMVRCTFEEEGTVDKFIGDAILVLFNAPLDQADHAERASRVAWRIQKALRSHKSGLSIGIGIHTGKAVVGNVGTPQRMEYTAIGNTVNVASRLCDRAAAGEIVVSGEVTQQLSNLFELEANEPMQVKGIAESLATSRLVGFKSVASE
- a CDS encoding FMN-binding protein, with product MGQTTLSQSGPSLPLADSSPHPTASRQATAWRGRVVHAIRIALLIGLLACLPSPHQRSDVATQPTLEPIQRLAPAADAVADIPDNNGCWTISDTNRVPLGSVARTLPEANAFVGYRGPTEALLLFDQQNIVRSVSVLQSHDTDEHIDAVQNSPEFLKQFSGLTWGGTFADGSSPKIDGVSGATLTSLAMAGGILKRLGTAPGSLIFPQPLTLDEAQTFFPTASQIRGERIAVVLADNETQLGYLIRTGAFVDDEIGYQGPTSALIGLDREHRLLRPKIRHSFDNEPYVGYVRQERSFWKRFEGLTLEQLAAFDPPAEKVEGVSGATMTSMAIAYTLPRFATALLADPEWQSLGQTPFQNRLDAWRESIQRIRLSFADIATLVTLVLLPLLIHFGAMRQTWLRRLWLLTVWIVLGLHAGNLLSLALLAGWATSGVTWQLALGLVTLGVISVVIPPTRRGNPYCNHLCPHGAAQQLIRPSSGSSRKWKLPVWLSLPLGFLPAVTLLLVYLALLVRPATDVSLVEPFHGYLWHLASGSAIAWTISTLAIAFFVPMAYCRLGCPTGRLLDWLRLKGTSHQISRMDLAVVGLLIFACGYRFLTR